A window from Kovacikia minuta CCNUW1 encodes these proteins:
- a CDS encoding CBS domain-containing protein, translated as MDLILCHTTADFDTLGAAVGLTRLHPGARIVLSGGAHPAVRDFLALHRDEYALIERRSVNPEQIRSLLVVDTQRRDRLGKVAEWLDLPDVEIAVYDHHVGVESDIPAAQTQIEAVGSTTTLVVEQLQANQLTLTPVEATAMALGIHVDTGSLTFDQATARDARAIAWLMEQGASLRAIADYVDPGLSPRLQQLLTTALENLQTEVAQGHTIAWVLLKLDDFVPGLSSLASHLLDLTEIDALLLAAQYCRGGSCSSASEAGEENTLTVIGRSQIEGTDLNQLFKPLGGGGHPRAASVNLHQVNPEEILAQLVNQFEAQIPRPPSARDLMSSPVRTIRPETTIDEAQRILLRYGHSGLSVVDAEGQLVGVISRRDLDIALHHGFSHAPVKGYMTPNLKTICPETSLPEIESLMVTYDVGRLPVLDQGQLVGIVTRTDVLRQIHQKGVGSGEWGVGSGESGSRIQPSTFNLQPSTFPHASLLERLRQALKPELWQLLTVAAEQAEERGWHLYLVGGAVRDLLLAMAGAETGKGGGLLIDDIDLVVDGFHRAADAGAGVELARSLQTLYPQARLEVHGKFQTAALLWHNDPVLDSLWIDIATARTEFYPYPAANPEVEASSIRQDLYRRDFTINALAIRLTQPRAGETLDFFGGLLDLQAKQIRVLHANSFIEDPTRIYRAVRFAVRLGFQIDAQTEGYIRHAIASGIYTQIQSRQDAKSRMAAPALQTRLKFELKYILQTPYWKAALHQLADLEALQCIHPTLEMNADLWRQLRLAERWLKGVERRQKAEGRGQKAGGGGERGGVEQFKIQNSKFPLTPSSPHPLIPSSPHPLIPHPLIPSSPHPFLPGSFCWKCCSPSLRRSIGG; from the coding sequence ATGGATCTCATTCTTTGTCACACCACCGCAGATTTCGATACGTTGGGCGCAGCAGTGGGGTTGACGCGATTGCACCCAGGGGCGCGGATTGTATTGTCAGGTGGGGCGCACCCAGCCGTGCGGGATTTTTTGGCGTTGCATCGGGATGAGTATGCGTTAATTGAGCGACGATCGGTGAACCCGGAGCAAATCCGATCGCTCCTGGTGGTCGATACGCAACGCCGCGATCGCCTGGGGAAGGTGGCGGAATGGCTGGATTTACCGGATGTGGAGATTGCTGTCTACGACCACCATGTGGGGGTTGAATCAGACATCCCGGCAGCCCAGACTCAAATTGAGGCAGTTGGCTCTACGACCACACTGGTTGTGGAGCAGCTCCAGGCCAATCAACTGACGCTAACGCCTGTAGAGGCCACAGCGATGGCTTTGGGCATTCATGTCGATACTGGATCGCTGACCTTTGACCAGGCAACCGCACGGGATGCCAGGGCGATCGCCTGGTTAATGGAGCAGGGCGCAAGTTTGCGGGCGATCGCAGATTATGTTGACCCCGGACTTTCTCCGCGCCTGCAACAGCTACTCACAACGGCATTGGAAAATTTGCAAACGGAAGTGGCGCAGGGTCACACTATCGCCTGGGTGCTGCTGAAATTGGATGACTTTGTTCCGGGCTTGTCCAGCCTGGCATCTCACCTGCTCGACCTGACGGAAATCGATGCCCTGCTGCTGGCGGCCCAGTATTGTCGGGGGGGATCTTGCTCGTCTGCCTCCGAAGCAGGGGAGGAGAATACACTGACAGTAATTGGGCGATCGCAGATTGAAGGCACCGACCTGAATCAATTATTCAAACCTTTGGGGGGGGGTGGGCATCCCCGTGCCGCTTCGGTGAATCTGCACCAGGTCAACCCTGAGGAAATCCTGGCTCAACTGGTTAACCAGTTTGAGGCACAAATTCCTCGCCCCCCCAGTGCCCGCGATTTGATGTCTTCCCCGGTGCGCACGATTCGCCCTGAGACCACGATCGATGAAGCCCAACGAATCCTGTTGCGCTACGGTCACTCTGGCTTGTCAGTGGTAGACGCGGAGGGACAACTGGTAGGTGTGATCTCACGACGGGATCTGGATATCGCCCTGCACCACGGCTTCAGCCATGCGCCTGTAAAAGGCTACATGACCCCAAATCTGAAAACCATTTGCCCAGAAACGTCCCTTCCAGAAATCGAATCGCTGATGGTGACCTATGATGTCGGTCGCCTGCCTGTCCTCGACCAAGGGCAACTGGTGGGCATTGTGACCCGCACGGACGTGCTGCGACAGATTCATCAGAAGGGAGTGGGGAGTGGGGAGTGGGGAGTGGGGAGTGGGGAGTCAGGCAGCAGGATTCAACCTTCAACCTTCAACCTTCAACCTTCAACATTTCCCCACGCCTCACTCCTGGAAAGGTTGCGGCAAGCGCTGAAACCTGAACTTTGGCAACTCCTGACCGTTGCTGCCGAGCAGGCGGAAGAACGGGGCTGGCACCTCTATCTGGTGGGGGGCGCGGTGCGGGATCTGTTGCTGGCAATGGCGGGGGCGGAGACTGGGAAGGGTGGGGGATTATTAATTGACGATATCGATCTGGTCGTGGATGGGTTTCACCGGGCAGCGGATGCGGGGGCAGGGGTGGAGTTGGCTCGATCGCTCCAGACCCTTTACCCCCAAGCCCGTCTGGAGGTGCATGGAAAATTCCAGACGGCTGCCCTGCTGTGGCACAACGATCCGGTGCTGGACTCGCTTTGGATCGATATTGCCACTGCCCGCACGGAATTTTACCCCTATCCCGCTGCTAACCCGGAGGTGGAAGCCAGTTCCATCCGTCAGGATCTTTATCGGCGGGACTTTACGATTAACGCCCTGGCAATTCGCCTGACCCAGCCCCGTGCTGGAGAAACCCTGGATTTTTTTGGGGGATTGCTCGATCTCCAGGCAAAACAAATTCGGGTTCTGCATGCCAATAGCTTTATCGAAGACCCTACCCGGATTTATCGCGCCGTGCGATTTGCGGTGCGGTTGGGGTTTCAGATTGATGCCCAGACCGAAGGGTACATTCGGCATGCGATCGCCAGTGGCATCTACACCCAGATTCAATCCCGCCAGGATGCCAAATCCCGAATGGCTGCACCTGCCCTCCAAACCCGCCTCAAATTCGAACTGAAGTACATCCTCCAGACTCCCTACTGGAAAGCGGCACTGCACCAATTGGCAGACCTGGAAGCGCTTCAGTGTATTCATCCAACCCTGGAAATGAACGCGGATCTGTGGCGACAGTTGCGATTAGCGGAACGGTGGTTGAAGGGGGTGGAAAGAAGGCAGAAGGCAGAGGGCAGAGGGCAGAAGGCAGGAGGTGGGGGAGAGAGGGGAGGGGTGGAACAATTCAAAATTCAAAATTCAAAATTCCCCCTCACCCCCTCATCCCCTCATCCCCTCATCCCCTCATCCCCTCATCCCCTCATCCCTCATCCCCTCATCCCCTCATCCCCTCACCCCTTCCTCCCTGGCTCCTTTTGTTGGAAGTGCTGCTCGCCCAGCTTGCGCCGGAGTATCGGGGGGTAG